Below is a window of Leifsonia sp. NPDC080035 DNA.
GCGCGTCATGGCGCGCGTCTTCGGCACCGACCTCGCCGCCGCGAAGCGAGAGGACGCCGACGACACCGCGCCCAGCTACCGGCAGCGCAGCGGCGGCCTCAGCATCCCCGCGGCCCTCGACGGCGTCGTGACGGCCGTGCTCGGCCTGGACGACCGCCCGCAGGCGCGCGCGCAGTTCCGCATCGCGATGCCCGCGGCGGTGAACACGAGCTACACGCCGCCGCAGCTCGGAAAGGTCTACGCGTTCCCGGACGGCACGGACGGCAGCGGCCAGACCATCGCGATCATCGAGCTGGGCGGCGGCTACGAGCAGGCCGATCTCGACACGTACTTCGCCGGCCTCGGCATCACGCCGCCGTCCGTGATCGCCGTCGGCGTCGACGGCGGCGACAACAACCCCGGCCAGGACCCGAACGGCGCCGACGGCGAGGTGATGCTCGACATCGAGGTCGCCGGGGCACTCGCCCCCGGCGCCGACATCCTCGTCTATTTCGCGCCCAACACCGACGCCGGGTTCCTGGATGCGGTGAGCACGGCCGCGCACGCCGACCCGACCCCCGCGGCGATCAGCATCAGCTGGGGCCAGTCCGAGGACCAGTGGACCGCGCAGGCGCGCACCGCGTTCGACCAGGCGCTGCAGGACGCCGCCGCCCTCGGCGTGACGACGACCGTGGCGGCGGGCGACGACGGCAGCAGCGACCGCGTCGGAGACGGCAAGGCGCACGTCGACTTCCCGGCGTCGTCCCCGCACGCGCTCGCCTGCGGCGGGACCCGGCTGGACGCGGACGGGACCACAGGAACCGTGCGCTCGGAGACCGTGTGGAACAACGGGACCGGCAGCGGCGCGACCGGCGGAGGCGTCAGCGCGGTCTTCCCGCTGCCCTCCTGGCAGGCGAACGTCGGCGTCCCTTCCGGCGCCGGCGGCACGGACGCGGGAGGCGGCGCCAACGGACCTGGCGGGCGCGGGGTGCCCGACGTTTCCGCCGTCGCCGACCCGCAGACCGGGTACCGGATCCGCGTCGACGGCAAGGACATCGTGATCGGCGGAACGAGCGCGGTCGCTCCCCTCTGGGCCGCGCTGATCGCCCGCCTCGTGCAGTCCTCCGGCACACGGCTCGGGCTGCTCCAGCCGAAGCTGTACGACTCCATCCGTGCGGGCCAGGTCGCCGCCGGGTTCCGCGACATCACGAGCGGGGACAACGGGGCGTACACCGCCGGGAGCGGATGGGACGCGTGCACCGGCCTCGGGGTCCCGGAAGGGTCCACCCTCACCGGCGTGGTCTGACGCGGCGGTCGACGCGGCCAGAATGGACGGGTGAGTCCGTCCGCCTCCCCCGCCGTCCGCACCGGGATCCCCTGGCTTCCCGGGGTCGCCGTGGCGGCGGTCGCGGCAGCGGTCGCCTGGGGCGTCCACTGGCTCGTCCCGGCCGTGCCACTGCTGACCGCCGCGGTCGTCCTCGGGATCGTGGTCGGCCAGCTGCCGGCGGCCCGGGCCGCGGTCACCGGCGTGCTCGCGCCCGGCCTCTCGCTCAGCGCCAAGCGGCTGATGCGGATCGGCGTCGTGCTGCTCGGGCTGAAGCTGAGCCTCGGCGACATCGCCTCGCTCGGCTGGGTCACCATCCTCACCACGATCGGGATCGTCGTGCTCGGCTTCGCGGGCACCTTCGCGATCGGGCGGCTGTTCCGGCTGCCCGGACACCAGCCGCTTCTGATCGCCACCGGGTTCTCCATCTGCGGGGCCTCGGCGATCGGCGCGATGAGCGGCGTGGTGAAGCCGAAGGACGAGGAGGCGGCGACACCGGTCGCGCTCGTCACGCTGTGCGGGACGCTCGCGATCTTCGTGCTGCCGCTGCTGTGGCATCCACTGGGCCTCACCCCGTTGCAGTTCGGGCACTGGGTGGGCGGCGGCGTCCACGATGTCGGGCAGGTGGTCGCAACCGCCCAGATCGCCGGCTCCGGCGCGCTCGCGGTCGCCCTCGTGGTGAAGCTGACCCGCGTGCTGATGCTCGCGCCCACGGTCGCGATCGCGGCCGTGGGCGAGCGCCGGCGCCACGTGGCGGGCGACCCGAGCGTCAAGCGTCCGCCGATCGTCCCGCTGTTCGTCGCCGGGTTCATCGCCGCCGTGCTGATCCGCTCGTTCATCCCGCTCCCGGCCGTGGTGACGGACGGGGCGGACGCCCTGCAGACGGCGCTGCTGGCGGTGGCGCTGTTCGGGCTGGGAACGGCCGTGCGGCTTCGCTCGCTGGTCGGCACCGGCTGGCGCGCCCTGGCCACCGGCCTGCTCTCCTGGGCGCTGATCGCGGCGCTCGCACTCGTCGCGGTCCGGCTGTCGGCCTGACGCCGCGGTGGGGCGCCATGCGGATCAGTGCACGAGCTTGAGCCCGACGACGCAGCCGACCAGACCGAGGATGAGCAGCAGCTTCACGACGGAGAAGCCGTCGCCGCCGAAGAACATGGCGTAGAGCACGGTCAGCGCGGCCCCGATCCCGACCCAGACCGCGTAGGCGGTGCCGGTCGAGATCTCGCGCATGGCGTAGGCGAGGCCCGCCATCGATGCCAGCAGCCCGACGACGAAGACGACGCTCGGCCACAGCCGGGTGAACCCGGCCGACTTCCCGAGGGCGGTCGCCCAGACGGCTTCGAGCACGCCGGAGAGGATGAGGACGATCCAGGACACGGTCACGACTCCTTGGCCAGTCTTGTCGCTCACCGGGTACTGAACCGTCGTCCGGGACCGCCGGAACGGCGATCTAGCACAAGTGTATCAAAACATCGTTGCGGAGTGTTACGCGCGCCGCCCGGACGGCCGGAGCCCGGGCGCACCGCTCCGGTAGCGTTGCCGCATGGCAGATCGCGAATATGGCTTCCGCACGCGTGCGATCCACGCGGGCAACATCCCCGACCCCGTCACCGGCGCGCGCGCCCTGCCGATCTACCAGACCAGCGCGTTCGTGTTCGACGACACGGCGGATGCGGCGGCGCGGTTCGCCCTGCAGAAGTACGGCAACATCTACTCCCGCCTCGCGAACCCGACGGTCGCCTCGTTCGAGGAGCGCATCGCCAGCCTCGAGGGGGGCCTCGGCGCCGTCGCCACCGCGAGCGGTCTGAGCGCGCAGTACATCACCTTCGCCTCGCTCGCCGGGGCGGGCGACCACATCGTCGCCTCCGCGAACCTCTACGGCGGCTCGATCACGCAGCTCGACGTGACGCTGCGCCGGTTCGGGGTCGAGACGACGTTCGTCCAGAGCGCCGACCCGGCCGACTACGCTGCCGCGATCACCGACAAGACCAAGCTACTGTTCGCCGAGACCATCGCGAACCCGTCCGGCGAGATCGCCGACATCGAAGGGCTCGCCGAGGTCGCGCACGCGGCAGGAATCCCGCTCATCATCGACTCCACCATCGCGACGCCGTACCTCAACCGGCCGATCGAGTGGGGGGCGGACGTCGTCATCCACTCGGCCACCAAGTTCCTGGGCGGCCACGGCTCGACCCTCGGCGGCGTGGTCGTCGAGAGCGGACGCTTCGACTGGCACACCGAGAAGTTCCCGCTGTTCGGCCAGCCGGTGCCCTCCTACGGCGGCCTGCAGTGGTCGGGCAACTTCGGCGAGTACGCGTTCCTCACGCGGCTGCGGGCCGAGCAGCTGCGCGACATCGGCCCGGTGCTCGCCCCGCACTCCGCCTTCCTGCTCGCCCAGGGTGTCGAGACGCTGCCGTACCGCATCCAGGCGCACGTGGACAACGCCCGCGCCGTCGCCCAGTGGCTGGACGCCGACCCGCGCATCGAGAAGGTCTTCTGGGCCGGGCTGCCGGAGCACCCGCACCACGACCGCGCGCAGAAGTATCTGCCGAAGGGCGCGGGCAGTGTGTTCAGCTTCGTCGTGAAGGGCGGACGCGCGGTCGGCCAGAGGTTCATCGAGTCGGTGAACCTGGCCAGCCACCTGGCGAACATCGGCGACGCGAAGACGCTCGTCATCCATCCCGCATCCACCACGCACGCGCAGCTCACCGAGCAGCAGCTGCTCGACGCGGGCGTGCTGCCCGGCGTCGTGCGCATCAGCGTCGGCATCGAGGATGTGGACGACATCATCTACGATCTCGACCAGGCACTGACCGAGGCCGTGAAGGAGGCGTGACGATGACCGACACCACCGAGGTCCAGCTGGTCAACGGGCTGAGCTGCTCGCTGCCCGCCGACTCGCCGCTCGCCAAGCTGCTGAAGTCGCAGCGCACCTGGGTCGGCCCTGACGCGAAGGAGCGGCTGCGCATCCTGCGTGGTGCGAAGTCGGTCGCCATCGTCGGCGCATCGCCGAACCCCGCCCGCTCCAGTTACTTCGTCGGCACCTACCTGCAGCAGTCGAGCGACTTCCGGGTGTACTTCGTGAACCCGAACGCCGACACGATCCTCGGCGAGAAGGCCTACCCCGACCTGGCGTCGCTGCCCGAGGTCCCGGACATCGTGGACGTGTTCCGCAAGCCGTCGGACATCCCGGCCGTCATCGACGAGGCCATCGCGGTCGGCGCGCCGACGGTGTGGGTGCAGCTCGGCATCTGGAACCAGGAGGCCGCGGAGTACGGCGAGTCGAAGGGCCTGACCGTCGTCATGGACCGCTGCATCAAGATCGAGCACGCCCGGTTCCACGGCGGCCTGCACCTGCTCGGCTTCGACACCGGTCAGATCACCGCCCGCAAGACCATCCGCTGACGCGGCGCCCCGGCGGCCGAGACGGGCCGGCTCAGGCGCGGGCGACGATGTGGAAGACGTGCCAGTGCTTGGGGCCCTCGAACGACATCCCGCGACGGTCGTCCTCGGCGAGCGTGAGCACGTCCATGCCGGCGAGCATCCCCTCCACTCCGGCGCGGTCGTGGAAGTTCATGCCGGGACGGCCGAACCACTCGTCGTGCGGGCCGAACAGCTCACCGGCGAACAGACCGCCGGGGTTGAGCGCGTCGCGGATGTCCGCCCAGAGGTACGGGAAGTGCCCCGGCTCGCAGAACGGCAGGGCGAAGCCGGCGTAGACCAGGTCGGCCGCCGGCAGCTCGCCGAGTGACTCGAACGGGGCGCTCCGTGCCTCGACACGGGCCGCATCCGCTGGGGACAGTCCGGAGAGGACCCTATCCGCGACCCCCTCGTCGGCGTCGACCGCGAGCACCCGCCAGCCGCGCTCGGCGAGCGCACGCGTCTCGACGCCGTCACCGCAGCCGAGGTCGATCGCGAAGCCGGGGGCGTCGTCCCACGCGTCCAGTGCGGTCTCGAACGTCGGACGCACGCCGCGGCCGCCCTGCTTCTCGTAGAACTGCGACCAGTCGAACGCCATGCCTGCGAGCCTACGCGCGGGAAGCGGCGCGCGGGGAAGCGCGCCGGGTTGCGCGCTGGCTAAGATCGGCGAGTGGATCCCGCGCCTCCCTCGCCCCGCATCGCCGTGCTCGGCCCGGTGCTCGTCGAGGACCGCGCCGGGCGGCTGAGCGAGCCGGCGGGAGCGCTCGGCAAGAGCCTGATCGTCGCGCTCGTGCTCGCGCGCGGCGGCCTCTCCGTCTCCTCCCTCGTCTCCGACCTGTGGGACGACGCACCGCCCCGGCAGGAGCGCGCGGCACTGCAGACGCTCGTCTCGCGCGTCCGGACCGCGAGCGCCGACGGCCTGCTCACCTCGACACCGAGCGGGTATGCGCTCGCCGTGGAGCCGGAGGACACCGACCTCGGGCTGGCGCGGCGCTGCGCCGAGGCCGCCCGCGACGCCGAGGCCGCCGGGGATGCGGCCGCCGCCGTGCGCGCGGCGAGCGACGGACTCGCGCTCTGGCGTGGCGAGCCGGGCCGCGAGCTCGGCGGCAGCCCCTTGGCGTCCGAGCTTGCGGCCACCGCCGCCGCGCTCCGCTCGGAGCTGCTGCTGCTGCGCGCCCGGGCGCACCGCGCGACGGGGGACGCGACCGCCGCCCTGGCCGACCTGCAGCCGCTGGTCGCGGAGAACCCGCTGAACGAGACGCTGCAGCTGGAACGGATGCGCGCGCTGGCCGCAGCGGGCCGGCGCAGCGAGGCACTGCTCGCGTTCGCCGAGGTGAAGGAGGCGCTCCTCGACCGGCTGGGGACCCGTCCAGGGCCGGCACTCGTCGCCTTCAACGCCGAGCTGCTCGCGGAGGACGACGACCGCGAGGCCGCCGCGCCCCGCCGCGTGCGGATCGGGCTGCGCACCGCGCCGAACGAGCTGATCGGCCGCGAGTACGACCTGCAGGCCGTGGAGGACCTGGTCGCGACGTCCAGACTGACGACCGTGCTCGGCGCCGGCGGTCTCGGCAAGACCCGGCTGGCGCAGGAGGTCGGTCGCCGCGCGGTGCACACTCCCGCGGTCATCGTGGTCGAGCTGGCCAGCGTGCGCACCGGGGAGGACCTCTCGCTGGCGTTCGCCTCCACCCTCGGCATCCGGGAGGCGCGCACCGCACGCCCGAACGAGCCGGGCGCGATGCTGGATCTGCGCTCGCGCATCCTCGGCGTCCTCTCCGAGCGCGAGACGCTGCTGATCGTCGACAACTGCGAGCACATCGTGGATGCGGCGGCCGCGTACATCTCGGACGTCCTCGACTCCACGGCCGGCGTCCGGGTCCTCGCCACCAGTCGCGCGCCGCTCGCCATCGGCGCAGAACGCGTCTACGCCCTCGAACCGCTGCCCGCCGAGGCGGACGGCCCTGCCGTCGCGCTGTTCACCGAGCGCGCCCGCGCTGCGCGACCCGGGGTCGTGCTGCCGCCGGACGCCGTCGCCCGGCTCTGCTCGCGGCTCGACGGGCTTCCGCTTGCGATCGAGCTCGCGGCGGCGCGCACGCGGTCCATGTCGGTCGAGGAGGTCGAGCGGCGGCTGGGGAACCGGTTCGCGCTGTTGACCGGCGGCGAGCGCACCGCTCCCGAACGGCATCGCACCCTCTTCGCCGTGATCGACTGGAGCTGGAACCTCCTCGGCTCCTCGGAGCAGCGCCTGCTCCGCCGGCTCTCCCGCTTCCCGGACGGCTTCAGCGCCGAGGCGGCCGAAGCGGTCGCCGGGACAGGCGCCGACTCGGTGCTCGACGACCTGGACGCGCTGGTGGCGCAGTCCCTCGTCGGCGTGAGCGAGGACCCGGACACCGGCATCCTGCGGTACCGGATGCTGGAGACCGTCCGCGAGTTCGGCGACCGTGAGCTGGAGGCGGCGGGCGACGGCGCCGAGGTGCTCGAGGGGATGGACGAGTGGGCGATCGCGTTCTCTCGGGACGCACTCGCCCGCATGCACGGCCACGAGCAGGTGGCGACATTCGGCAGGGTCACCGCCGAGCAGGACAACCTCGTCGGCGTGCTGCGCTCGGCGCTCGACGGCGGCAGGCCGCGCACGGTCGCGTCCGTCTTCGCTCTGCTCGCCTATTACTGGTCGCTGCGCAGCGCGCACTCCGAGGTGCTCGGCTTCGGCGCCACGGTCCTCCAGGCCCTGGAGGGCTGGCAGCCGGAGGACGCGGATCGCGATGCGGCGGCCGCCTGCTACACGATGATCGGCGGCACGTTCCTGTTCGCGGGGCTCCGCACGGCCGTCCGCGCCATCGTGCGGCTGAAGCGCCTGAGCCGCGGGCGCCCGTTCACGGACGCCCGCCTGTCGGCGATCGCCGGCCTGGTGATGGCGGCCGGGCACGTGGAGCCGGGGCTGCGACTGCTGGAGGAGTACAGCAGGTCGAGCGACCCGGAGCAGGCGGCGATGGGCAACCTCCTGACCGGGCAGCTGCAGGAGAACGCGGGCGAGCTCGATACGGCGCTGGAGACCGCGGGGCGCGCCTACCGCTTCGCGGTCGAGGCCGGCGACACCTGGTCGATGGCCACGGCGGCGCAGGGCATCGCCCAGCTGCACAGCCAGCTCGCGCATCCGGCCGAGGCGCTGGAGTGGGCAGAGCGTGCGCACGAGGGCATCGTGCTACTGCAGGCGACGGGCGACCTGCGGCAGCTGGACTGGTTGATCGCGATCAACTCGATCGCCGAGGGCGACCTCGCGCGCGGCAGGGCGCTGCTGGAGAACTACCTGACGGACGACGTCGACCGCACGGGGTTCGACTACGTCGACTACTACGGCATCGGCTACTCGGGGATGGCGGAGATCGCGCTGGCCGAGGGCGATCTGGCGGAGGGCGTCCGGCTCTACGGCGAGGCGATCGGCGTGTACACCGACGAAGCGGTCGCCGAGCGCGAGGTGGTCGCGAACCCGTGGCTGACCATCCTCGGCACGGCCGACGTCGCGGCCCGGTTGCGCGCCCACGAGGAGCAGCCGGGCGTCGTGGACCGCGCGGAGACCGACGAGCACGCCCGCCGGCTGCGGCTGCGGGTCCTGGTGGGCTCCCGGCTGAACCCCAGTTACCTGGACAAGCCGGTGGTCGGCACCGGCCTGATCGGCTACGCGATCTGGATGCTCGACCCGGCGACCGCCGCATCCCGAGACGCCGACTGGGTCGCGGCCGGGCTGGAGCTGTTCGCGCTGGCGTCCCGGTCGAGCTCCCGGCAGGACCTGCCGACGCTGAACCGCGAGCGGCTGGCGGAGCGCATCCGCCGCGTCCACGGCGACGCGGGACTCGAGGCCGCGCTCACCGCCGTCGAGGCGCTCTCCCGCGAGGAGGCGGCGACCCGCGGCCTCGCCCTCCTCTCCTCCGTCCGCGCGTAGCCGCTGGCCCTCGGCGCCGCCGCTGGCCGGCGAGCACAGGAAAAAGGTCACGAATCCGGGCGGTTCGCGACACTTCTCCTGTGCTCGGCGGCCCAGCCGGCGTCCGGCCGCCGTCCGAGCGCGCGAAGCGGCCGCCGCTCCCCCTCCGCAGGGGTGCGACGGCCGCCGTCCGGGAGCGGGAGGCTAGGCCTTCCGCATGTAGGCGCGCACCGTGAGCGGCGCGAACACCGCGACGATGACCGCGGCGCCGAGCAGCGCCCACCAGCCGTCGGCGCCGAAGGTGCCGTTGTTGGCGAGGTCGCGGACCGCCGTGACCAGGTGCGAGACCGGGTTGACGTTCACGAACGACTGCAGCCAGTCCGGCATCGTGTCCACCGGCACGAACGCGTTCGAGAAGAACGTCAGCGGGAACAGCACCAGGAACGAGATGCCCTGGACCGATCCCGCCGTGCGGGCGATCACGCCGAAGAAGGCGAAGATCCAGCTGATCGCCCACGCCGAGACGATCACGAGCAGTCCGGCGAGGATGACGAAGCCGAGGCCGGCCGCGGGCCGGTAGCCCATGAAGAAGCCGGTGATGAAGGTGATCGCGGTGGCGATCGCGTAGCGCAGCGTGTCGGCGAGCAGCGCACCGGAGAGCGGCGCGATGCGGGCGATCGGCATGGATTTGAAGCGGTCGAACACGCCCTTGTCCATGTCCTCGCGCAGCTGGACGCCGGTGACGACGGAGGTCGTGATGACGGTCTGCGCCAGGATGCCGGGGATCAGCGCGGGCAGGTAGTTCTGCACGTTGCCCGCGATCGCGCCGCCGAACAGCAGCGCGAACATCAGCGTGAAGATGATCGGCTGCAGCGTGACGTCGAAGAGCTGCTCCGGCGTCCGCTTGATCTTCAGCAGCCCGCGGCGGGCCATGGTCAGGGTGTTCGCCAGCGTCTGGGAGAGGCTGACGTGGTTCTTGAGGTTCCGCTCCGACGGCGGCGTGATGGTGGCGATGGCGCTCATGCCCGGACTCCTTCCGATGCGACGGACTTCTCGTCGCCGGCGGACTCGTCCGCCGTCTCCTCTTCGACGCCGTGACCGGTGAGGGTGAGGAACACCTCGTCGAGGGTCGGCTTCTGGACGGACATCTCCGCCAGGTGGATGCCCGCCTCGCGGAACGTGACGAACAGGTCGGTGACCGCGTCCGCGTCGCGCATCGGCGCGGTGAGGCGCGAGCCCTCCGGGGAGACGACCGCCTCGACGCCGAGCACCGCGGAGATCGCCCTGCGGGCGTCCTCGATGTCGGCGGGGTCGGTGAGCCGCAGCTGCAGCGAGGAGTCGCCGACGGAGGACTTCAGTTCGTCGCCGGTGCCCTCGGCGACGACGCGGCCGCGGTCGATGACCGCGATGCGGTCGGCCAGCTGGTCGGCCTCGTCCAGGTACTGCGTGGTGAGCAGCACGGTGGAGCCGGTGGCGACCAGGCGGCGGATGGTGTCCCACATCTGCGCGCGGGTGCGCGGGTCGAGGCCGGTCGTCGGCTCGTCGAGGAAGATGAGGGGCGGCTGGGCGATGAGGCTCGCGGCCAGGTCGAGGCGGCGGCGCATCCCGCCGGAGAACTTCTTCAGCGGGCGCTTCGCCGCCTCGGTCAGCCCGAACTCCTCGAGCAGCTCCGCGGTCTTCCGCTTCGCCTCGCGGCCGCTCAGGCCGAGCAGCCTCCCGAAGATCATCAGGTTCTCGTTGGCGGAGAGCGTCTCGTCGACGGACGCGAACTGGGCCGTGACGCCGAGGAGCTGCCGGACGATCTGCTGCTCCCTCCGGATGTCGTGACCGAAGATGTAGGCATCCCCGCCGTCCGGCCGGAGCAGGGTGGCGAGCATAGAGATGGTGGTGGTCTTCCCGGCGCCGTTCGGCCCGAGGACGCCGTAGACGGTGCCGGCGCGGACGTTCAGGTCGACGCCGTCGACCGCGCGGTTGTCGCCGAAGACCTTGACGAGCCCGTGGGCTTCGACGGCCCACTCGGTGCGTGAAGTCATGGTGGTCCTTCCTGGGTGGATGGGTACTCTGCGATGCTGCCGGGTCGCCCTTACACCGCCCTCACACCCCGCTTACACCCCCCGCCCCCGCGTGTAAGCGGCCGTAAGCAGCCGCCGAGTACGCGGATTCTCTACGTACTCGCGTGCTTTCGCGCGACTTTCTGCGCACTCGGCGGCGTGGCGGTGCGGGTCAGACGGTGCGGGTCAGGCGGCGCGTCGGGCGGCGGCGAGGAGGCCGGGCCGGTCGACGCCGGCGAGCGTGAGCGCACGCGGGACCGTGCCGAGCTCGAGGGCGAAGAGGCCGGCGAGCAGGTCGATCTCGGCGGAGCGCTGGCGACGCTGGGCCGCGGCGGCCTTGTGGGCGCGCACGAGCACGTCCTTGGCGGATGCCCCCCAGCGCGGACGCGTCACCCGTGGAGAGGCGACGAGGCGCTCGGCGGGCAGCGGCTCGACGCCGGCGACGCGTAGGCTCGCCGCGCGCTCGGCGGAGAGGGCGGCGTCGACCCCGGCTGTGTCGAGTCCCGCCTGG
It encodes the following:
- a CDS encoding S53 family peptidase, giving the protein MDAEEPLNLVPLPGSERPERSGYIAHGALDAEAPVQATLVLRRRSPLPEDAFASSQSRPLTRDELAERYGASPDDVALVTRTLAPLGVTIEEENAAERRVRVSGPARVMARVFGTDLAAAKREDADDTAPSYRQRSGGLSIPAALDGVVTAVLGLDDRPQARAQFRIAMPAAVNTSYTPPQLGKVYAFPDGTDGSGQTIAIIELGGGYEQADLDTYFAGLGITPPSVIAVGVDGGDNNPGQDPNGADGEVMLDIEVAGALAPGADILVYFAPNTDAGFLDAVSTAAHADPTPAAISISWGQSEDQWTAQARTAFDQALQDAAALGVTTTVAAGDDGSSDRVGDGKAHVDFPASSPHALACGGTRLDADGTTGTVRSETVWNNGTGSGATGGGVSAVFPLPSWQANVGVPSGAGGTDAGGGANGPGGRGVPDVSAVADPQTGYRIRVDGKDIVIGGTSAVAPLWAALIARLVQSSGTRLGLLQPKLYDSIRAGQVAAGFRDITSGDNGAYTAGSGWDACTGLGVPEGSTLTGVV
- a CDS encoding putative sulfate exporter family transporter — its product is MSPSASPAVRTGIPWLPGVAVAAVAAAVAWGVHWLVPAVPLLTAAVVLGIVVGQLPAARAAVTGVLAPGLSLSAKRLMRIGVVLLGLKLSLGDIASLGWVTILTTIGIVVLGFAGTFAIGRLFRLPGHQPLLIATGFSICGASAIGAMSGVVKPKDEEAATPVALVTLCGTLAIFVLPLLWHPLGLTPLQFGHWVGGGVHDVGQVVATAQIAGSGALAVALVVKLTRVLMLAPTVAIAAVGERRRHVAGDPSVKRPPIVPLFVAGFIAAVLIRSFIPLPAVVTDGADALQTALLAVALFGLGTAVRLRSLVGTGWRALATGLLSWALIAALALVAVRLSA
- a CDS encoding multidrug efflux SMR transporter — its product is MSWIVLILSGVLEAVWATALGKSAGFTRLWPSVVFVVGLLASMAGLAYAMREISTGTAYAVWVGIGAALTVLYAMFFGGDGFSVVKLLLILGLVGCVVGLKLVH
- a CDS encoding O-acetylhomoserine aminocarboxypropyltransferase/cysteine synthase family protein; translated protein: MADREYGFRTRAIHAGNIPDPVTGARALPIYQTSAFVFDDTADAAARFALQKYGNIYSRLANPTVASFEERIASLEGGLGAVATASGLSAQYITFASLAGAGDHIVASANLYGGSITQLDVTLRRFGVETTFVQSADPADYAAAITDKTKLLFAETIANPSGEIADIEGLAEVAHAAGIPLIIDSTIATPYLNRPIEWGADVVIHSATKFLGGHGSTLGGVVVESGRFDWHTEKFPLFGQPVPSYGGLQWSGNFGEYAFLTRLRAEQLRDIGPVLAPHSAFLLAQGVETLPYRIQAHVDNARAVAQWLDADPRIEKVFWAGLPEHPHHDRAQKYLPKGAGSVFSFVVKGGRAVGQRFIESVNLASHLANIGDAKTLVIHPASTTHAQLTEQQLLDAGVLPGVVRISVGIEDVDDIIYDLDQALTEAVKEA
- a CDS encoding CoA-binding protein, which gives rise to MTDTTEVQLVNGLSCSLPADSPLAKLLKSQRTWVGPDAKERLRILRGAKSVAIVGASPNPARSSYFVGTYLQQSSDFRVYFVNPNADTILGEKAYPDLASLPEVPDIVDVFRKPSDIPAVIDEAIAVGAPTVWVQLGIWNQEAAEYGESKGLTVVMDRCIKIEHARFHGGLHLLGFDTGQITARKTIR
- a CDS encoding class I SAM-dependent methyltransferase, with product MAFDWSQFYEKQGGRGVRPTFETALDAWDDAPGFAIDLGCGDGVETRALAERGWRVLAVDADEGVADRVLSGLSPADAARVEARSAPFESLGELPAADLVYAGFALPFCEPGHFPYLWADIRDALNPGGLFAGELFGPHDEWFGRPGMNFHDRAGVEGMLAGMDVLTLAEDDRRGMSFEGPKHWHVFHIVARA
- a CDS encoding BTAD domain-containing putative transcriptional regulator produces the protein MDPAPPSPRIAVLGPVLVEDRAGRLSEPAGALGKSLIVALVLARGGLSVSSLVSDLWDDAPPRQERAALQTLVSRVRTASADGLLTSTPSGYALAVEPEDTDLGLARRCAEAARDAEAAGDAAAAVRAASDGLALWRGEPGRELGGSPLASELAATAAALRSELLLLRARAHRATGDATAALADLQPLVAENPLNETLQLERMRALAAAGRRSEALLAFAEVKEALLDRLGTRPGPALVAFNAELLAEDDDREAAAPRRVRIGLRTAPNELIGREYDLQAVEDLVATSRLTTVLGAGGLGKTRLAQEVGRRAVHTPAVIVVELASVRTGEDLSLAFASTLGIREARTARPNEPGAMLDLRSRILGVLSERETLLIVDNCEHIVDAAAAYISDVLDSTAGVRVLATSRAPLAIGAERVYALEPLPAEADGPAVALFTERARAARPGVVLPPDAVARLCSRLDGLPLAIELAAARTRSMSVEEVERRLGNRFALLTGGERTAPERHRTLFAVIDWSWNLLGSSEQRLLRRLSRFPDGFSAEAAEAVAGTGADSVLDDLDALVAQSLVGVSEDPDTGILRYRMLETVREFGDRELEAAGDGAEVLEGMDEWAIAFSRDALARMHGHEQVATFGRVTAEQDNLVGVLRSALDGGRPRTVASVFALLAYYWSLRSAHSEVLGFGATVLQALEGWQPEDADRDAAAACYTMIGGTFLFAGLRTAVRAIVRLKRLSRGRPFTDARLSAIAGLVMAAGHVEPGLRLLEEYSRSSDPEQAAMGNLLTGQLQENAGELDTALETAGRAYRFAVEAGDTWSMATAAQGIAQLHSQLAHPAEALEWAERAHEGIVLLQATGDLRQLDWLIAINSIAEGDLARGRALLENYLTDDVDRTGFDYVDYYGIGYSGMAEIALAEGDLAEGVRLYGEAIGVYTDEAVAEREVVANPWLTILGTADVAARLRAHEEQPGVVDRAETDEHARRLRLRVLVGSRLNPSYLDKPVVGTGLIGYAIWMLDPATAASRDADWVAAGLELFALASRSSSRQDLPTLNRERLAERIRRVHGDAGLEAALTAVEALSREEAATRGLALLSSVRA
- a CDS encoding ABC transporter permease, which translates into the protein MSAIATITPPSERNLKNHVSLSQTLANTLTMARRGLLKIKRTPEQLFDVTLQPIIFTLMFALLFGGAIAGNVQNYLPALIPGILAQTVITTSVVTGVQLREDMDKGVFDRFKSMPIARIAPLSGALLADTLRYAIATAITFITGFFMGYRPAAGLGFVILAGLLVIVSAWAISWIFAFFGVIARTAGSVQGISFLVLFPLTFFSNAFVPVDTMPDWLQSFVNVNPVSHLVTAVRDLANNGTFGADGWWALLGAAVIVAVFAPLTVRAYMRKA
- a CDS encoding ATP-binding cassette domain-containing protein produces the protein MTSRTEWAVEAHGLVKVFGDNRAVDGVDLNVRAGTVYGVLGPNGAGKTTTISMLATLLRPDGGDAYIFGHDIRREQQIVRQLLGVTAQFASVDETLSANENLMIFGRLLGLSGREAKRKTAELLEEFGLTEAAKRPLKKFSGGMRRRLDLAASLIAQPPLIFLDEPTTGLDPRTRAQMWDTIRRLVATGSTVLLTTQYLDEADQLADRIAVIDRGRVVAEGTGDELKSSVGDSSLQLRLTDPADIEDARRAISAVLGVEAVVSPEGSRLTAPMRDADAVTDLFVTFREAGIHLAEMSVQKPTLDEVFLTLTGHGVEEETADESAGDEKSVASEGVRA
- a CDS encoding Clp protease N-terminal domain-containing protein, with the translated sequence MSETTPGTANNAPGQPLSRRLRELIVRAVAEAQNRNASLVEAEHLLLALTTAEDSPVQAVLAQAGLDTAGVDAALSAERAASLRVAGVEPLPAERLVASPRVTRPRWGASAKDVLVRAHKAAAAQRRQRSAEIDLLAGLFALELGTVPRALTLAGVDRPGLLAAARRAA